In the Phaseolus vulgaris cultivar G19833 chromosome 7, P. vulgaris v2.0, whole genome shotgun sequence genome, one interval contains:
- the LOC137827906 gene encoding uncharacterized protein, whose product MADSDSGCKKRLRDDSDDSVLESPEAKRLRDDLLGFFDDADDAPSSQDLDSVMKSLQEEISGVTSDSGESQAQIGYLLEASDDELGLPPAGNSSVPEKINEETELIRVASDSSGIGELWEFEDHISRYDSFDLGMGFGYECDTATEYAAFEKLFDHSDVYYDSTEFSDTWRHETLPTQ is encoded by the coding sequence ATGGCCGATTCCGATTCCGGTTGCAAGAAGCGACTCCGAGATGACTCCGATGACTCAGTTCTCGAATCGCCCGAGGCGAAGCGACTCCGGGACGATTTACTCGGCTTCTTCGACGACGCCGACGATGCGCCTTCCTCTCAGGACCTTGACTCCGTCATGAAGAGTCTTCAGGAGGAGATCTCCGGCGTGACGTCAGATTCCGGCGAGTCTCAGGCGCAGATCGGGTACCTCCTCGAGGCTTCCGACGACGAGCTAGGTCTTCCTCCTGCCGGAAACTCGTCGGTGCCGGAGAAGATAAACGAGGAGACTGAGTTGATTCGAGTGGCGTCTGACTCGTCCGGAATCGGCGAGTTGTGGGAGTTTGAGGACCATATTTCAAGATACGATTCGTTTGATTTGGGAATGGGGTTCGGTTACGAGTGCGATACTGCAACCGAATACGCTGCGTTTGAGAAACTTTTCGATCATTCGGATGTGTATTATGACTCCACGGAATTTTCCGATACGTGGCGGCACGAGACGTTGCCCACACAATAG